One genomic region from Natrinema caseinilyticum encodes:
- a CDS encoding response regulator, which translates to MSTQSSNEQVEILLVEDNPGDVRLIQEAFKAAGFETVFHTVTDGDDALEFLQTAVESGPGVDLVLLDLNLPRTNGFDVLEAMQADPKLTPLPVLVLTSSHASEDIVRSYELSANAYLTKPSDPDQFAEIGRAVEAFWVDEATLPPLSS; encoded by the coding sequence GTGTCAACGCAATCGTCCAATGAGCAAGTCGAGATCCTGCTCGTCGAAGACAACCCCGGAGACGTCCGCCTGATACAGGAGGCGTTCAAAGCGGCCGGATTCGAAACGGTGTTTCATACGGTTACCGACGGCGACGACGCGCTCGAGTTCCTCCAGACCGCCGTCGAGTCCGGACCCGGCGTCGATCTCGTGCTCCTGGATCTGAACCTTCCGAGAACGAACGGGTTCGACGTTCTCGAGGCGATGCAAGCGGACCCGAAACTGACGCCGCTACCGGTTCTCGTCCTCACGAGTTCGCACGCGTCGGAAGATATCGTCCGGAGCTACGAACTGAGCGCGAACGCGTACTTGACCAAGCCGTCCGATCCCGACCAGTTCGCCGAGATCGGCCGCGCGGTCGAAGCGTTCTGGGTCGACGAAGCGACGCTCCCTCCCCTATCCTCCTGA